The following proteins come from a genomic window of Metarhizium brunneum chromosome 2, complete sequence:
- the PRTA_2 gene encoding Aspergillopepsin-2: protein MKFRLVYLAAAALAVPAAQSHLTTRQKSSSNWAGAVHTTPSSVSFVTGTVTLPEYKRDPGLGASFWVGIDGATCRDAILQTGVDYLNDSVYPWYEWYPADARLYAQPLSAQPGDRIRMSVNATSATSGVATLENLTTGEAARGEMKNQKRLCLRDANWIVELLPTKGLIDFGVVRFEAVEWHGGEGSKGASAARVYDIEKAGRKSTKCSAGKDVVCEFSQHP from the coding sequence ATGAAGTTTCGACTCGTATAcctcgcggcggcggcgttggccgTCCCAGCTGCCCAGTCTCACCTCACCACGCGCCAAAAGTCATCCAGCAACTGGGCCGGTGCCGTCCACACCACGCCCTCCTCCGTGTCCTTCGTCACCGGGACCGTCACGCTGCCCGAATACAAGCGAGACCCCGGGCTCGGCGCCTCCTTCTGGGTGGGCATCGACGGCGCAACGTGCCGCGATGCCATTCTCCAGACGGGCGTCGACTACCTCAACGACTCGGTGTACCCTTGGTACGAATGGTACCCGGCCGACGCGAGGCTGTACGCGCAGCCGCTGTCCGCGCAGCCGGGCGACAGGATCCGCATGAGTGTCAATGCCACGAGCGCCACGTCGGGAGTTGCTACCCTGGAGAACTTGACGacgggggaggcggcgcgtGGCGAGATGAAGAACCAGAAGCGGCTTTGCTTGAGGGACGCCAATTGGATCGTGGAGCTTTTGCCAACAAAGGGTCTTATTGACTTTGGGGTCGTCAGGTTTGAGGCGGTTGAGTGGCATGGCGGTGAGGGGAGCAAAGGCGCGTCAGCGGCGAGGGTTTATGATATTGAAAAGGCCGGGAGGAAGAGCACGAAGTGCAGTGCTGGGAAGGATGTTGTTTGCGAGTTCTCGCAACATCCGTAG